The Georgenia sp. TF02-10 genome window below encodes:
- a CDS encoding Abi family protein: MALDALVDRLSARGLAIPDRDRALRYLRHIGYYRLSPYTIPFQQGRPDHLMREGTSFDDVLDLYVFDRALRLLVIDALERVEVAVRAALTDHMSTAYDDPHWYMDASHFRDRGRHAGLLKIVRDTCDERLRGTPDAGEDSLVHRSALEHYLTTYGSPELPPSWLMVETLTIGQVTSAYRNLKRRADRTMVARSIGLTAPVLESWMQTCVRVRNICAHHGRLWNVGLGVYPAIPTSPTVSWLEDVDVMPDRSTKRLYPVLVSLQTVLETVSPGSGWANRLYRLIDSRPAMNLRGMGIPENWAGDPFWRRHLD; the protein is encoded by the coding sequence ATGGCGCTGGACGCGCTCGTTGACCGCCTCTCCGCTCGCGGGCTGGCCATCCCCGACCGGGACCGCGCGCTGCGGTACCTGCGCCACATCGGCTACTACCGCCTCTCCCCGTACACGATCCCGTTCCAGCAGGGCCGCCCGGACCATCTCATGCGCGAGGGGACGTCCTTCGACGACGTCCTCGACCTCTACGTCTTCGACCGCGCGCTGCGCCTGCTCGTCATCGACGCCCTCGAGCGCGTCGAGGTCGCCGTCCGCGCAGCCCTGACCGACCACATGTCGACGGCCTACGACGACCCGCACTGGTACATGGACGCGTCGCACTTCCGCGACCGCGGCAGGCACGCCGGGCTCCTGAAGATCGTCAGGGACACCTGCGACGAGCGGCTCCGCGGCACGCCCGACGCCGGCGAGGACTCGCTGGTCCACCGCTCGGCGCTCGAGCACTACCTCACGACCTACGGCTCCCCCGAGCTGCCGCCGTCCTGGCTCATGGTCGAGACGCTCACCATCGGGCAGGTCACCAGCGCGTACCGGAACCTGAAGCGCCGCGCCGACCGGACGATGGTCGCCCGGAGCATCGGCCTGACAGCTCCGGTGCTCGAGTCCTGGATGCAGACGTGCGTCCGCGTCCGGAACATCTGCGCCCACCACGGCCGGCTGTGGAACGTCGGCCTCGGTGTCTACCCGGCGATCCCGACCTCGCCGACGGTGTCCTGGCTCGAAGACGTCGACGTGATGCCTGACAGGTCGACGAAGCGGCTCTACCCGGTCTTGGTGTCGCTGCAGACGGTCCTGGAGACGGTCTCCCCGGGCAGCGGCTGGGCGAATCGGCTATATCGGCTGATCGATTCCCGACCGGCGATGAACTTGCGCGGCATGGGCATCCCCGAAAACTGGGCTGGCGATCCGTTCTGGCGTCGACATCTCGACTGA